The window AAGATTGTTGGATTTCAGTTAAaatgcaatattaaaaaaatatatttttacagacaTACGCCtcatctatttattaaaatactgtaaCTCGTGTGCATTGAATTCACATCTTAAACTACTCGTATAGTCAGAAGTGTCTACAGCTTACTAAACCATTACTCTTAGATTAAACGTTTTTACGAatttaaatatgttgttttttatatattcactaTACACGTATAATGTGTATGTAAGTACGTTCAAGTACgttgataatattttagtatggTTTCGTATACTTATTGGAGGCCAAAaattaatgcaattattttttaatctatttatttattttcaatgctAAATTATGAACGAGTATCATCATAATTTTCGTCCTCTTGAATCCAACAATCTGAgccagcaataaaaaataacaaattaaaatgccaatgctccaaagattttttttcctcTAATCAAGTTAACAAATTGAGTTGGCGGAAATCTCTCAAGTTCAAAGACCCTTACTTATGCACAGGTAAAGGACGGAGGCTTAATTATGTAATTCTCAAAGGAATACCAGTAGTATGCGGTGTACCACACTCAACAAGTTACGTGTCTTACTTGTTACCGTTTGTAAGTACTTTGTTTGCGGCGAATTGTTTGGCaacaaaaattttctttgtatatttatatttatagatgatTTTGTCTCGAGATTTTATACAcatatgtaaaaatgtattctaaGCTCAATTTCCGTGATAAGACTGTAAGGAAGACCGATGCGACGAAAATTGATAGTTTTTCTTGTTGTTTGTTGGGAAGAcctacccctggtttctgaggtatttTTAACGGTAGTCCATTTACGCAGACTGTCATTTTCATATTAACGCTCTTGACCTCAGAAACCAGGAGCTAGACAAAGCACTTAAGGCTTAAAATCTTCGTTCGATTAGCGTTTTCGTATTAGGTACATAAATGTCTAAATTTATAATAGTTCGCTACATTTATTGCAGCCTCGTGTATACTCCTACGTAACATAATTAAGGTACCTTTATTTGTGACTTTGTAATCAACAGTCAGGTAATTACAAAGTAAGTCCCATATTTCTTGCTAACGtagttttctttcttttttctagTGTTAAATTGCAAATACTCTGCAAAGGATTATCGAATTAGCATTTCATCCGGTTTTTCTGGAAGCCAATTGCTTTATTCGTTGTCTGGATAAAAGGAATACCTATAACGGTGTCTAGTCATACGCAATAAACTACATCTGTGCTGTCTGAGGACCTCGGGAAAAAGAAATCTGGGTTTTTCCCAACTTCAAATGCGTAGATTGTTAGAAGTTTAGCTTGTTTTGAAGATACTTAAATTGACAAAGTAACTAAAATAACACACCGTTTCTGCTAAAGATTTTATAGGCAGTTTCAGCTTCATTAAGATATTATAGCGTATTTTGAAACAATGTTGTTCAATTCCAAACATTAAACCAAAAAgtacctttaaaaaaaatctgctatATAGCTACTCGtttcaattattaatataaatttcatttcGGACTGCTCATGGCTGCTGTCAACTATAAGACACGGTCAAATTTTCTTGAGATGATCATAATTTTTAAGTAGAGTGTTCTACCTTAAATAAGTTGTTTAATTGAGATGAGAGAGAGTTGTTTAATGCTTATTTGAGAAAAATCACGTCACGCACGTTTTTCACGTTCTTAAATGCGATAAAACAAAAGTACATAGGTAACTGTAGCAGTAAACTAGATAAAAAAAGGTGGCCCTGGAAAAAACCgccaaataaaaatagaagCGCTAGGCATCTCAACAATTTACTGCGAAGATTCGTCTTGATACTCGACCTTGGTTTCCACTATGCTTAGTTTATTTTAGTGCCCATCTTAAAAGAGGAGaattgttctttaaaaaaacatagcgTCTACTTGGTAAATGATATTAATAGTATCCCTATAATACCTAGAAGATCGGTCACTAACGATTTACTACAAACTATTaatgtgtgaaaataaatataagtatagtaAAATGAAAAGTATAAGTAATTTCGTACCTGGGAAAagtataaattgttaattagtTATAATGACTACGTCGTACGTCGTCATGTTTAGCCACTTTGAAGGCTTAACCAACTTTTAAACTAGATAGACCGctgaaaatgtgaaaaaaagaaaaatcctTACACGACTCAACGGATTAATAACTTTGGAAGAGGGTCTAATGGGATTGACATTTACTGTAATAACCGCGAGTGGCTCGGACCTTTGGGTCATGTAGCAAAAAGGAAAACGTCGCATTAAGAGATGTCACGATAGAGTGTGAAAGTGTCGATGAACTCAGAATAATGTAGACATTGGAGAACCTACGGGGCTCTGCCGGAATcaagttattaattaatccaTAATAATGGTTAAAAAGGTACTAAAATGCGCCACAGTGCCGGCATAAAGTAAAATGGTAAGCAAATACTTGCCTCTGTGGTTCTGTTTAATTGTCTTTGCTGCAGTTTGAATTGTCTCTGAAAAGTCTGAAATAACAATGTCATGTGAGTtgtgttttgtaatgttttgattacattaattttcgaacaatcatttatttattacgcatccaaaaatacgattttaaaaagaataatgctaaataattcatcaaaaatgtacaattttaaaGCGAGTATCCATCAAGAAATGCAACTAGAACATGTATGATAATGATGTGGAATGTTTTGAAACCAATTCCGAAAACATTACCTCTGTCTTCCTCTAAATTATACAGAAAAAGAGTAACTGACGAcatatctaaattaaaaaaagatttaaaatctgCCAAAGAGGTTGTATTTTTATCTGGTGCTGGAATAAGTGCGGAGTCTGGAGTACCAACGTTTCGCGGGGAGGGAGGCTATTGGAGGGACCTTCCTTCGGCTAGTCTCGCCACTCCAGCTGCTTTTAGAGATGACCCTGGTCTTGTTTGGGAATTCTATCATTATAGAAGGGAGTTGGTGATGAAGGTGAAACCCAACGCTGTAAGTACCTCAGTACCGCGTGTTTTAATAGGGTAGAAGTACAGCAGTCTTTCATAATTATACATCTGTGGAAACATCCTAATTATGGATCTTGATccttgcttatttattaattcatttggTTCAGGGACATATAGCTATAGCTCAATATGAGGCAAGGCACGCTAAAAACAAGAAGGTAACAGTGATAACACAAAACGTTGATGGATTACACACAAGAGCTGGTACGAAGAATCTCATCGAACTTCACGGCAATCTGTTCAAGACGCGATGTACTAAGTGCAGCGAGGTTCTGGTCAACACCGATAGTCCTATTTGTGCGGTATTAACTATATCAAAACATACCATTTTGATGTTTCCTTTAGTTATGCGATTTcaaggtaatatttttatttcaggcaCTAAAGGGTCGCGGTTCCCCTACGGCTGAAAAGCTATATTCTGATATTCCGGAAAAAGATCTTCCTCACTGTAAAAAACCAGGTTGTGGTGGCCTTTTACGACCCCATATCGTGTGGTTTGGTGAAATGTTAGATCCAGCCATAGTCCATCAACTTGGTAAGCTCTATAAAACATACCACCAGTTTGACATTTTGTTATCCAACTATATTGTCTCAGCTGCTATAGTAAAA of the Anticarsia gemmatalis isolate Benzon Research Colony breed Stoneville strain chromosome 6, ilAntGemm2 primary, whole genome shotgun sequence genome contains:
- the LOC142973900 gene encoding NAD-dependent protein deacylase sirtuin-5, mitochondrial-like, encoding MIMMWNVLKPIPKTLPLSSSKLYRKRVTDDISKLKKDLKSAKEVVFLSGAGISAESGVPTFRGEGGYWRDLPSASLATPAAFRDDPGLVWEFYHYRRELVMKVKPNAGHIAIAQYEARHAKNKKVTVITQNVDGLHTRAGTKNLIELHGNLFKTRCTKCSEVLVNTDSPICAALKGRGSPTAEKLYSDIPEKDLPHCKKPGCGGLLRPHIVWFGEMLDPAIVHQLDPIISNCNILLVVGTSSIVHPAASYPAVMAAAGAIVAEFNIEKTPASHKFDYYFEGPSAVTLPQALTD